The following are encoded in a window of Hemitrygon akajei chromosome 24, sHemAka1.3, whole genome shotgun sequence genomic DNA:
- the LOC140715850 gene encoding interferon lambda receptor 1-like: MAAVTSGVADARVGAGLIYCCLLAQHVLGGLPAPQNVSLTSKNFSLFLTWVPEEHTPETFYIVEIKSYDVWQPFANCTNPLGEGCDVTCTIRSCYRLYQAKVGSNVPGHPISWSFSRYFYPFNELELGAPQLKVVVKEESVLVHLQIKLAACKEEVLKACLIDNLSYEVEYWNTDEAVRLPVKQSSTENVIEIEKSQLQGSNNCVSARSVYKNTMKISNFSEPVCFELKAKGLQAEVLFTSLLGFLLAITILIIITTVKVKQIISVPSKLKTPEALDFTRTIAFTQEEDYHSVECSLPNVIDCNKSEEIIEEKTAFERTVKQEETETSVLNDVDCSSESDEEIECSDYTENRWIPEGMVFDNDEPLDDDFHQTANTEPYQKASDSFMSSHVAMGIQSQVSDCCNHDTLRTDEDWPSSITSEVLNSQNFRDSIGLLQHCDEHSNSDIPLSSVQLLI, from the exons ATGGCGGCGGTGACGAGCGGGGTGGCGGACGCCCGTGTGGGCGCTGGCCTCATCTACTGCTGCCTCCTCGCTCAACACGTGCTCG GTGGTCTGCCGGCTCCGCAAAATGTGAGCTTGACTTCCAAGAACTTCAGCCTTTTTTTGACCTGGGTACCTGAAGAACACACACCTGAAACCTTCTATATAGTGGAGATAAA GTCTTATGATGTCTGGCAACCTTTCGCCAATTGCACCAATCCACTTGGAGAAGGCTGTGATGTTACATGTACTATTAGAAGCTGCTATCGACTTTATCAAGCCAAAGTTGGAAGCAATGTGCCTGGTCATCCCATTTCCTGGAGCTTCTCCAGATATTTTTATCCGTTTAATGAGT TGGAACTCGGTGCACCTCAACTGAAAGTAGTTGTGAAAGAAGAATCTGTACTGGTGCATCTTCAAATTAAGTTGGCAGCGTGCAAAGAGGAGGTGTTGAAAGCTTGTCTGATTGATAACTTGAGCTATGAGGTGGAATACTGGAATACAGATGAAGCTGTCAGA CTACCAGTTAAACAAAGCTCAACTGAGAATGTAATAGAAATTGAAAAAAGTCAATTGCAAGGCAGCAACAATTGTGTGTCTGCACGGTCTGTATACAAGAACACGATGAAAATAAGCAATTTCTCTGAGCCTGTCTGTTTTGAACTGAAAGCCAAAG GATTACAGGCTGAAGTGCTTTTCACCTCTCTGTTGGGATTTTTGCTGGCAATCACAATTTTGATAATTATAACCACGGTCAAAGTGAAACAAATTATCTCTGTTCCGTCAAAGCTGAAGACACCAGAAGCCTTG GATTTCACAAGGACCATCGCTTTTACCCAGGAGGAAGATTATCATTCAGTTGAATGCAGTTTGCCAAATGTTATTGACTGTAACAAAAGTGAAGAAATTATTGAAGAAAAAACTGCCTTTGAAAGAACTGTTAAGCAGGAAGAAACTGAAACCAGTGTTTTGAATGATGTAGACTGCTCAAGTGAGAGCGATGAGGAAATTGAATGTTCTGACTATACTGAGAATCGCTGGATTCCTGAGGGAATGGTCTTTGACAACGACGAACCCCTGGACGATGACTTCCATCAGACAGCTAATACAGAACCATATCAAAAAGCAAGTGACTCTTTTATGTCTAGTCATGTTGCCATGGGCATCCAGTCTCAAGTCTCTGACTGCTGTAATCATGATACACTTCGAACTGATGAGGATTGGCCTTCCAGTATTACTTCAGAGGTGCTCAACAGCCAAAACTTCCGTGACAGTATTGGTCTGCTTCAACACTGTGATGAACACAGCAATAGTGATATCCCCTTATCATCTGTACAGCTGCTCATATAA